The following is a genomic window from Paenibacillus sp. FSL R5-0766.
TAGCCTTGAGAACGAAAAAGATGCCCAAGATACTGTTCGAATTGGAATCCATCCATTTGATCAATCTCTGCGATTCCCGACCTCTTTAAACGCTTCATTCGTTTACGTTGAAGACTAACCATTAATGAAATCACACCTATAACTCCAAGAACTCCAACACATATTGAAACTTTCCATGAATTTGTTAATGAATATGTACCCGCAGTGCCTCCCAACATAGCCAAGCCAGCTAGTCCCTGAAAAAGTTCTTCTTCCTGTTTCGCCTTACTTTTTCTTCTTGCCATATCTCTTCCTCCAAACCTACTTTATACATTCTTAAAAAAGGAAATAGATAAATATTCAATTTATAATCCATCTTCAGATTCCCGCAAAAATCTTACCAAAATCATATTTTGATAAATGTCTAATGCTTCTCCGATAAATTTCCAGATACTTTGGCTGCTTCACTAGAAAAAACTGAGGGTATCGTGGTCTCCAGAACGAATCACCGAACGTTACCGTGCTGATAGTCTGCCTGTATTCTCCTTAAAACCATCTATCGCTGGATCTATACAGGACGTCCCGTTCACGTCACATTAAAGGTCCTTCCGCACAAGGGAAGGCGTCAGAAACCAACAGAACTCACGGTAAATCTAAGATTGCCAGAACCATTTCGGATCGTCCATAAGAAGTACGCTCCCGTGAAACATTTGGATATTCGGAACTGGATACCATCGTATCAGGTCGTGGGAAAAGTAAAGGCTGCGTAGCCACACTCAATGAAAATAAAAACGAGTTTATACACTATTATTCCCTGCCAAATCGTACCCCATTTTCCATGGAGATAGCTCTTGGTGTCTATCTCACATTACCCCAGAGGGACATTCCTCACGGTTATAGCTGACCGAGGCATGGAGTTTGCTTTTGCTTGCTATGCCAATCTAGAAACCACCCATGGCCTGTACTTTTATTTTGCTGATCCGTATTCATCCTGGCAACGTGGATTCAACAAAAATGCTCGGGTTTGAAGATCTCTCACGAATCTTTCACAGAGGAACTGTCGAACTTGTTTGACAATTCATCAAATATAAAGAAATAACTTCCTACCCTATCTTAATTTTAAAATTCAGAATCATCAGCTACCACTGGTATTAATGGAGATAAGAATGGATCGTACTTCTGTTCCAAGCGCCCTCTCGAAAGAACGTATACACTGAATTCATTAAAATATTCAGGATGCTCATCATTAAATACATAGAGCATCCCATAAGAACCAGGCGCGATACTCCCTACATTCTTCATTATTTCTACAGGAGTAAACTTTAGTGAAGGCTCGCGATTCCATAGTCCTGTCATCCAAAGATGATATTGTCCGTTTATCGCTTTCACATCTAACACATCTACACTCGGCTTTAAACTTTCGATATAATTTTTAACCGTTTCAAAAACAATGTTTACTCTTTCATTACTTGTCTCACCATCACCAGTATTTTCTAAAATGACAGCCCAACCATGATATTGATACATAATTTCACCTCTCAAATTTTCTTTAAAATGGCGAGATATCGATGATAATCTCAACCTCGTATCTTTTCTCATATTCTCTTAATTGCCTAATTACTTTATCAGCAGGTGCTCTCTCAAAATGAAAGTATGCTTTTCTCCCCGTTTCAATAGCAGCCTCAATAGTTGCCTTTGCCTGTTCCCTAAATTGAGAACTCAGACTATTCATCGAAGTCTTAGTCTGACCAATATACATGTCAGACACGGTATCAAACTCTCGGCCTTTGGGGTCATTATTAAAAATCATTCGAGACTGTCCACCAAGTTTTTTTGCAAGCAAATCCGCACCTGCATCTTCTTTGCTCGCCTGTTTTAGCCCACCTGAATACTGAGTGTAGACACCTTTACCTTTAATTAGTTTAGAATTGTCATGAGCGACTCCAGCAACACCACTGTTTGTTGACTTATCTCTCTTCACCTTCGCTTCCCGAATCGTTTGCTTCACTTTGTCCAATGCTGTACTGGTTCCGCGACCTTTATATGGACCTTTGCTGCCTTTCGCACTTCCAACGACCAGCCCGATCCCGCCTACGATTTGGCTCCATTTCAGAGATGCGATCATCATCTTGGCGTAAGAGTCCGTGACAGGCTCTCCCGTAAACGGGTTAACCCGCAACTCCAGTGCTTCAATCTGTAATTGGATCAAATCCTGATCTATTGGTTCGACAGGACCAGGGCCTTGATTCAAGGTACTAATATCTAAATTACCCTTATCCTTTTCAAACGCCTGAAGGGCTGCCTGATCTGTCACGCCCTTCTCATTAACCGGTAGCCACATATGCCACTGAGAATTATACACCATTCGATATCCTTTATTGCTAGGACTATTCGTTGCTTTCACGCCAATCGACATCGTAGCTACGGTACCTGCCACTGCTGCCCCGCTCATCTCATCTGCCTGTTGAAAACGGACACCAATGTCTCGAAGTTCCTTCGCGATGTGGGTCAAATGCTCCAGCGTTTCGATCATGCGGGGCTGGGTTTCTTCAAATCGTTCTAAAAACCGTTCTCGCACCATCCCGGACCACATTGATTCCATCCAGCGGATCAATCGAACCAGTTCCTCGCGTGTATCTCCCATTCGCGCGCGAGTCCGTTCAACCTCTCGTGAGGCTTCAAACAAACGCTCCGGGGTTACTTGTATTCTACTCATCGCGTTCTCCATCTGTCCATTGCCGGACTCTATGTCTTCCTTATCTCAACCTATTGTGTTCTAAACGTTCAGCATATTTCGTGCTTGTTTTATTAATGTGGCACCTGTGCACTGAAATCATCTCGGCTGGAACGATCGGCATGGTAGAACACCACATCTCCGTCCCTTAAAGTGAACGAGTTGCCGTAGCTATCTTCGACTTGACGCTGAAATCCTTCCAGCAACCATTGGTTCATCAGCGGTGCATGGATATATTGCAGATGCGGAGCCCCTAGGTTCCCTTCCTGGATCGACTCTAAATTAAAGTTGACCACGATATAACCATTTTTCAGGAAGATCGGTGACTTTGCATCCAAACCACCATGGGTACGCCCATACTCGGCCAGATTGGTTCCTGCTTGAACCACGTAAGGCTCGGCGGGTAGACTATACTCTCCATACCACTGCTGAATGGCAGCATTTGCACGAAGTACATCCGCACTTGCGTTCGTCGGAATATTCGTTTTGGGTCCGATAAACGTACGTAATTGCTCCGGCATCAGCAATAGACTGTATCCGCCTACAGGGGTTTTCATTTTCGTAAATTTATCCCGGTAGTACTCCTGATACGTACGTTCACTCATCATCCCTGGATGAATTTCGCCATAGCGATTATATTTGTAGGTCGCCGTATCTCGTAGCTGTTCCGAAGGTACTTGACGTAACCGATCATTGAGAATGACAAACCGCTTGACTTGATCCTCTGCTGAACCAATACGAATAAAACTTCGCTGGTTCGTCGAGTAATACAGATCTACCGGTACGCGTGTTTTCCCATTTTTGCTGACAAAATCAAAGGTCGGAGTCAGGCGAATGCCGTCTCTGGGCCCGAACATATTGCCCTTGGTTTTGAAATCAAACTTAAAGTGATATCCCGTCTTCACAGCCACATTCTGATACCCTTGCAGCGGATGACTGCCTGGGCGAATCGGTACGGTGAATTGCGGTTTGTTCCCCCGCTTGTCACCGTCGATGCCCTGCGTTCCCGTCCAATAACTGATCCAGGTTGGGGCAATGCTGCCCTTAAATCGCCGGAAAACAAGCTCCCAGTTGTAGTCTGCAATGTCCGTGATTTCAAAGTCGTATAACCTCCCAATGACCTCCACAGATACTTCGTCGCTGGCCAGATGATAGGTTAGATCTGTGTTGGCATCGGGTTGGGCATTGCTCCTAGACATCGATTCAAATTCGGCAGGTGCATTCTCTGCAATATTACGGAACTCCACCTGGTAATCTCCCTCATCTACCCACACAGGCAGATAAAAGGTGGTATCGAGCACGTCCACCGGAATATCGATCCATGTACTCCGCGGGTAAAACTGTGTCCGGTCGGCACTGTACACGTCAAACGGAAACCGCACCTGTTTGATTCGATAATATTTGGCATAATCCCGATCCCCATATCCCGGATAAGAGTTGACATCCAAATGCTGTCCGCTCGTGGGGATACGGACTGTGAACGGCCGCTCCAAAATAAGGGCAGATCGATCCATATTCGGTATCGTTTTCTGATTATAAGGTTGATCGTCTGAAACAAGAGAATAGTTCACGACTGGCGTATGAACAGTGACTGTGTTGATCCCCGGAATTTCAAAGGTTTCTTCCTCATTACCCTCATTAACATTTCCACTCATTAATTCATAACGGATTTCGCCTATGCTAGGCGTATCCTTCTTATTTAACAAGGTTTTGGATATTTCATTGTCAGGACTGTACAGAACATCTTTGCCAATCATTTGGGGTTCTGCGATCTGACCTGGCGTTGGCCCCGTTTCTTCTACTTTTGCGTTGTCCATGACAACAGCCCCATTAAACTTCAAATAGTCATTCTTAACTTGGACCTTTGGCACAGCATCTTCCGCAATTGATGAGAGATCATCTGTTGGTGTTGGAGGTTCAGTGGTCCCTCCCGGCACTGGCTGTGAAGGCGCTGTTAACACAGCCGGTGTATTGGGTGCGTAAAAGGTACCGTTCGTAGCCGCCGCATAGATGGGACTACGATAATCAGCAGGATATAGTTCAATCTGTGGTAGAGCATAGTTTTTCAGGATCGCATCGGTTATCTCATATACAAGCAAAGTGTCAATTTTCCAATACTCGAAATCCCGTTTCACAGTATAGGTGTAGGGTACTTTTACATCTCTAGATCTTGGAGTTGATACCGTTGTCGTACCACCTTTACCATCCGAAATTTTCTTTTCGTCTGTCCACGTTTTGTTATACGTTTTTTCAACAACTACGATATATGTACAAGTGCCTTGCATATTCACAAACTTATTTTGGAATAGGTAACTTAGACCAAATACATTGCCATACAAACTTTCAGAGGTAGGGATACCTCGCAGTACGTCAAATGGCTCACTTCCACGTTGATCGGCCTTAATAACTGCGCTTGCATTAGGGTCCATTCTCTCCCCTGTCATTTCTCCGACAGGCGACTCTGCACATGCCGCATCTGGCGTTTCCGGAATTTCGGGTGGCGGCGTATCGCCAACCGTAATCGTTACATTTTCATAAATGTGATACGGTCCATTTTCTAAATTTTTCCATTTTGCCGTTATGATTGCCGTTCCGACGTTTTTAGCAACAATTTGCCCTGTTAGTTTCTCTACGTAAACTACTTCTTTTTGGTTAGAACTCCATTCGATTTGTTCAGCACGTTTGGAGACATTCACCCAGTTACCGAATTCTTCTTGGTTGTATGCCTTAGTTCGGATCTCTGCAACCAATGATTTTACATCGTCAACTTGCAGCTGCATGTCTTCTCGTACTCGGATCTCTTTTGTTTCGTTTACGTAACCGGAATAGTCAATTTTTAAAGGCGTTTCATAATCTGCTTGGAACTTCTTATCTCCGTCTTGACGTATGCCATATTGTCGTTTTTCAGTAACTTTGTTTGGATATCCAGTTTTCGTTTCAATGATGGCGAACAATTTTCCTTTCTCGAAATCAGGTTTAGCACCAACTGGCGTGTAGGATGCAACATCCACATAACTGATGTCATCAATTCCAACTGATTTAACGAATACTTTCTGAAATCTATTTCCCGCCTCATCTTGCAAAGAAGCTGGAACATAGTTGGTAGTATTTATTTTATCCTTCACGGCTTTTTCCATCGGCAAGGCATTATCGCCACTACTAAATGTTTGGGTTTCAACTCTATCACCCTCATTACGTGTGGCTTGCCATATGTCATAATCTCCCTGAGTCCAGACCGTTTTCGGACGTGGCGTTGCTGTTCCTGTAACTTTAACTTTAATCGTCTGTTTTCCTTTTGCTAGTCCCGATGGCGTAACTTCGATGTCTTTATCTGGATAGCCATTACTGAAATTAGCATCAGCCAGCATCGGGAATATACCAAGCATTATTACTAAAGCTAGTAGAAATGAAATAATAGCCGGAATCTTTCTCATACGTTTTTCACTCATTTCTTTTTAATGACTGCAAACGATCCATCATCCATATTGAATTGATTATTCGGATTATCAAGACTGATGTAGTTGACCACCCACAACTTAATACCATTTTTATATTTCGCGAAAAATTTAGCACTTTCTAAATTCGGTAGAATTTGATAACCAAATTTAGCGTCTAAACCATTATCAATACGCGAACCACCAGTCATGTCGATCACACCATTCGAATAATGTGAGATGCTAAAATCTTTAGCTTTTGGATAGATAGTTAGCTCCGAGAACACAGGGAATACATTTCTGTTTTTGTAAAATGATTTATCTAAGTCATCTACGAATAAAGGTGCATAGATACTTTTTTTCTTGTTCCAATCGCTAATACTCACCCCAATTAAACGATGAAACACAAGGCTGCCAGATCCGTTCCTGAACGTTTTTCTCTTACCTGAGATATCCGCAATGGACGTGTTTCCCGTTGTTAAATTAGAAACTAACTCAATGTTGGATTTTTCCGTACCTACCATACGTAATTCATTCAAATCATCAAAGCTTGTTGCTTCTTTTTTCAGTACATTTTCGAGTCGCAACAAAATAGCAGAAGATTCCGCTCGTGTTGTTGTTTTGTCCATTCCAAACGATCCGTCTGGAAAACCGTTCATCAAGTTGGTTCCCATTGCAACAGCGAGATAAGGAATTTTATCTTGAGCAATTCCTGGTTTAAACGACTCTTTGACTGGAAGTAACGTTCCTTTCGTTTCAGCAAATGCTGTTTTATACTCAGCACTGGAAGCAACCAATCCGGAACTCAACCATTTGGCCATTTCCTCGCGAGTAATCGGAGTACTTGGTTTAAATCCGTTTGGATAGTCTTTGGTATTAATGAACCCCAAAGTAACTGCCCGATCCACCTCAGCCTTACTCCAGTGTCCATTCAGATCCTTGAATGAATCAGTCTGGGCATCTTCCGGAAGTGTCATGTCTTTGGCTACTCGTGAAATTAGGGATGCAAATTCTGCTCTTGTTACCGAAGCATTGGGCTTGAACAATCCATTACCGTATCCTTTGAAGTATCCCTTGGAAACTGCAGATTCAATAGCAGACTTTGCCCAGTGATTAGCTTGTACATCTCTGAAGGTTGTTGTTGCGGCAGAAGCCTGGAAAGGAATCAATGTCGATACGACTACTACAGCGCTCATCATGGGTAACATTATTTTTTTCAAATTTTCCACTCTCCGATTAGTTAGATTTAGTTTGGTTAGGCTCTTTTACTACTATGTAAATTTTCACTGTGCTCCGGAATCTGCTTGTATAAAATCTTCTGCCTTCTGATTAATGTAGTCCACCAGTTCCGACGTATGCTCCATGTGCCATTCATCCAGCTGCTTAATACTCATTTGAAGATCCCACACGATAGGTACAAGTCGCTGACTATGGCTGCTCTCGGTATACTCAAAAAAGTTCCGTTGAATCCGTTCAAAGGTACGACTCATATCCTGAGCTTGTCGTCTCCATTTGTCCGCAGTCTCTTGCAATTCCTCAGGAGTTAGCTCTATGGTCCCTGCGGAGTATCCACCAACCACGTTGGCCACCGATTTGAATCATTTGGTCAATGTGTCCCATGCTTCGAGCGCGTGATCAAGTATATTATGCTCCGAAGGCTTTCGCGGAGAGAAATTTACTCGTTCTCCAGTAACTTCATCATAAAGAGGATTATCAATATATCCATCTTGATCGAAGCTATAGTGCTTCATATCGTGATATTTAGGACCATCCTCAAAAAACGTATCCACTACCTTGGCCCAAACGTTAATGCCATAGTTTTCATTTCCATCTGCATAGTTAGAATCAATAAGAAACGTGGCCCCCACATGCCGCTCATAACCTCCAAAAAAACCACTTGCAATGCCATCTCCAGGATGTATAAAGTTAGTCACTTGTCCATCAAATGCCCCTCCTCTGCTTTCCTTCTCATCTCGGGAGTAAGCGAACTATGTTCATCACATTCTATAATATTGAATATTATATCCTTTTTCATTAAGAGCCTTCTTTAGTTGTTTACTATATCCGAAAGATTCTTGTTTATTTGTTTCATAGTTTTTATAAACACTAAAAGTTTGATCTTCATGTCCTGTTACATATCCATAGATAGTGACACGACTCATCGCCATTTTAGGTAGAATTTTTTTTTGTGTTATCGTTACATCTAATTTATAGTTATTTTTCAAATATTCAATTGCTATCGCTTCCGACCGATTTATAATTTCTTGATCCTTTATTTTTTTCTCATTCACACCTGCACAGCCCCCTAATATTAGTACCAACATAGCAGCCAAGATGATCATAACCATACGGTACATAATTTTCCTCACTTTCAATTCGCTCCTGCTTTCCTGGGTGAAACATGAATATTACTAGAACTTCTAATTTGAATGTAGTTCCCTCCAGTGCGTTAGACTAATTCTAGACTGTATATTACTTTATGGTCTTTGCTGTAGACTACCACCTCGGACACGTTACATACTTGGAACCTACAATAGATACTCCTGCTTAGTAGAATTAATAACAATTTCTTCATTTAAAAAATTACTTTTCTTCCTAATTATGTACGTTACTATTCACTACAAGAGCCATTTCATCTAGTCTAATAGGTTCAAAGAAAACAATCATATTTGGAAATAGTAAGAATATTTTACCACTAAACTCTCAAAAGAGGTAGATATAAGGTATGATTGCTGAATCCTTCGGATCAAGCATGGGATTTGGCTACAACAACAGATCTAGACTTATTAGCACCATCATTAACTTTCGATTTAGGGTAAAACTCTAGTTATAGTTTATAAGTTATACAAATTTAAATTAACCCCGATGAAGACTGCACCTCGCAGTACCCACCGGGGTTATACTATGGTATCCAATTACTGTCTACGAATTTAATTCTCCACCAACTTATCCTATCTCGTAAAATCATGCTGCCCGATGGTCAGCAGCGTCGGCCTGCTCTTACTCCACACCGACGTGGCAATCTTCGGATTGTAATAATAGAGCGCTCCGTTCGTCGGATCAGCGCCATTCAAAGCTTTGCGAGCAGCTCTGTAAGAGGTCTGGGTTGGCTTGGTATTAAACTGGCCATCGTCTATAGCCGTGAATTGCCCTTTCTGGAAAATAACCTTCGAAATAGACGACGGGAATTCACTCGAATGTACCCGATTCAACACAACCGCTCCTACAGCGACTTGCCCTTCAAAAGATTCTCCGCGCGCTTCACCATGGATCAGCTTCGCCAACTGGCGTAACGTCTCACCTTCGGCTTTAGCCTTTTTATTCAGCCTGTTCAGTGTCGCCGGACCTGCAACTCCATCTGCACTCAGTCCCTGCGCCTGCTGGAACTTGCGGACAGCACCTTTGGTGATGGTACCGTAATATCCAGTCATTCCAGCATCGAAGTAGCCCAGATCGCTTAATTGCTCCTGCAATTGCAGCACATGTTCGCTACGAACGCCCTGTTCCAACTTCTGTGCTCCCGCAGAAGGAGCTGCCACGGTCAATCCCAGAGTCAATGCGCAGGCACCGAGAAGCAAGCTGACCCGCCCTGCTCTTTTGCCAGCCGTGTTCCCCTTCCCATGAGTGACTTTCCGACTGACAGTGATAGGCTCCATGTTGTCAGCAAACGTTAATAGATCCAGCCCCTCATTTGTGCTATCAACTGTAGTCCGTTCATTACTGTTCATATGGCTTACCACCTTCATCTCTTTCATCTCACTCACGCTATCTAATTCAATTATCATATTCTTTTCATTCATTTCATTCGCTTGATCCATTCCAATATTGTTCTTCATCATTCCATTAACCTCCACTTTTCTGAATCCAGATCCCACATCTTTCTACTGAATCCTCACGGTTGGACATCCCGAGTGTCATTATAGGATATAGAAAAAATGAAGTCTATCGGACTGATGACGCAGTGAAAAACCGACGCTGAACATAACAAAAAGAGGCATGAGCCCATGGTCACACCATGGTCATGCCCCTTCTTGTATCAACCATATACCGCTTGTCCAACCCGTTATTTCCGTAGGCAGGCAGACCCGTACAAAAGTTGCGTTGTATTTATTGACAATTACTCGGCCAGTTCCTGACCCTTTGTTTCCCGGCCCCAGAACAGTACAGCCGCTGCGCCAATGAGGATTGTCACGAAGAAAATCGTGAAAATCAGGCTGATCGCAACTTCACGTTGAACCAGCATACCGACCATTAATGGGGCAAGTACACCACCGATTCGGCCAACCGATGTGGCAAGTCCAACACCTGTCGAACGAACGGAAGTCGGATACAATTCCGGGCTGTAGGCGTACAGACCACCCCAAGCTCCCAGATTGAAGAAGGATAGACAGATTCCTGCGGCCAAGATCGTCGCTTCCGTTGTTGCCAGTCCGAACGCAATCGCACTGAATGCGGTCAAGGTAAGGTACACAACAAGTACGAACTTGCGACCGTAACGTTCAATGAAGTACGCCGCGGTGAAGTAACCTGGCAACTGTGCAATCGTCATGATCAGCACGTATTGGAAGCTTTTGACCAACGTAAATCCTTTTGCCATTACAACCGAAGGCAGCCACAGGAACATTCCATAATAAGAGAAAATGACGGTAAACCACAAAATCCAGAGCATCAACGTTGTACGGCGATGTGGTGCTGACCAGACGGTAGCCACTTTCTCGCGGAACGTGATTTTATGAAGTTTGGTATGATTCTTGTACCGCGGCGGGTCCTGAATGGCACGACGCAGATACAGTGCATAGAACGCCGGAAGCGCACCAATGGCAAAGGCAATTCTCCATCCGTACTCCGGAATGACAAAGTTGGCAATGAGCGCCGATACAATCCAGCCTCCTGCCCAGAAACTTTCCAATAATACAACGGCACGTCCTCGTTCCGCTGTAGGCATCGACTCCGATACCAATGTGGATGCCACGGGCAACTCTCCGCCGAGTCCAATACCTGCAACCAGACGCAATGCACACAATACGGCGAATCCAGTCGCTAATGCAGATAGACCACTTGCAATCGTAAAGATTAACAAGGTCCACATCAGAATGGCCTTCCGTCCAAAACGGTCCGCAAGTGCACCTGCAAGCAAAGCACCTAATGCCATACCGATGGAGTTAATACTCGTAAGCACGCCGACTTGTCCGGGACTGAGACTCCATTCCTTGGCGAGTGCAGCCACGATAAAGGAGATCATACCAACTTCCATCGCATCAAACAGCCAGCTCATGCCGGCACTGAACAGCAGCTTGCGCTGCTTGGGATTCCGCAACACTTCCAGTTTGCTCATCACTTATAGCTCCCTTGATCTCTATGTAGTCATCCTGACACTAAATCATTATTATGCAGAATGCTCCAGAAATCAATGCAAAATAAGCTTTTCCTTCCGATTTCTGCGATACCTTACCCCTTGAGTGAACCCGCTGTCAGACCTGCAACAAAGTAACGCTGGAGCAAAAGGAACAACACGATCATCGGAATGGCCGTTACCAGCACACCCGTAAGCATCATCGGATAGTTCGTCACGTATTCCCCGCGGAACTGCATAAGCGCGAGTGGTAACGTTAGCTTGGACTTACTGCTGAGCATTAACATCGGAATAAGCAAGTCATTCCAAACCATGACGAGCAGGAACGTAGCCGTTGCCGCCAGCGAAGGTGCAGCCAGTGGCAGTGCAATCCGCGTATAGAGTCTCCACTCGCTTGCTCCATCCATACTGCCCGCTTCCAGAATCTCCGAATTGAGCATTCGCATGAAACCTGTCAGCATAAATACTGAGACA
Proteins encoded in this region:
- a CDS encoding Imm7 family immunity protein; translated protein: MYQYHGWAVILENTGDGETSNERVNIVFETVKNYIESLKPSVDVLDVKAINGQYHLWMTGLWNREPSLKFTPVEIMKNVGSIAPGSYGMLYVFNDEHPEYFNEFSVYVLSRGRLEQKYDPFLSPLIPVVADDSEF
- a CDS encoding WXG100 family type VII secretion target → MSRIQVTPERLFEASREVERTRARMGDTREELVRLIRWMESMWSGMVRERFLERFEETQPRMIETLEHLTHIAKELRDIGVRFQQADEMSGAAVAGTVATMSIGVKATNSPSNKGYRMVYNSQWHMWLPVNEKGVTDQAALQAFEKDKGNLDISTLNQGPGPVEPIDQDLIQLQIEALELRVNPFTGEPVTDSYAKMMIASLKWSQIVGGIGLVVGSAKGSKGPYKGRGTSTALDKVKQTIREAKVKRDKSTNSGVAGVAHDNSKLIKGKGVYTQYSGGLKQASKEDAGADLLAKKLGGQSRMIFNNDPKGREFDTVSDMYIGQTKTSMNSLSSQFREQAKATIEAAIETGRKAYFHFERAPADKVIRQLREYEKRYEVEIIIDISPF
- a CDS encoding DUF5704 domain-containing protein — encoded protein: MSEKRMRKIPAIISFLLALVIMLGIFPMLADANFSNGYPDKDIEVTPSGLAKGKQTIKVKVTGTATPRPKTVWTQGDYDIWQATRNEGDRVETQTFSSGDNALPMEKAVKDKINTTNYVPASLQDEAGNRFQKVFVKSVGIDDISYVDVASYTPVGAKPDFEKGKLFAIIETKTGYPNKVTEKRQYGIRQDGDKKFQADYETPLKIDYSGYVNETKEIRVREDMQLQVDDVKSLVAEIRTKAYNQEEFGNWVNVSKRAEQIEWSSNQKEVVYVEKLTGQIVAKNVGTAIITAKWKNLENGPYHIYENVTITVGDTPPPEIPETPDAACAESPVGEMTGERMDPNASAVIKADQRGSEPFDVLRGIPTSESLYGNVFGLSYLFQNKFVNMQGTCTYIVVVEKTYNKTWTDEKKISDGKGGTTTVSTPRSRDVKVPYTYTVKRDFEYWKIDTLLVYEITDAILKNYALPQIELYPADYRSPIYAAATNGTFYAPNTPAVLTAPSQPVPGGTTEPPTPTDDLSSIAEDAVPKVQVKNDYLKFNGAVVMDNAKVEETGPTPGQIAEPQMIGKDVLYSPDNEISKTLLNKKDTPSIGEIRYELMSGNVNEGNEEETFEIPGINTVTVHTPVVNYSLVSDDQPYNQKTIPNMDRSALILERPFTVRIPTSGQHLDVNSYPGYGDRDYAKYYRIKQVRFPFDVYSADRTQFYPRSTWIDIPVDVLDTTFYLPVWVDEGDYQVEFRNIAENAPAEFESMSRSNAQPDANTDLTYHLASDEVSVEVIGRLYDFEITDIADYNWELVFRRFKGSIAPTWISYWTGTQGIDGDKRGNKPQFTVPIRPGSHPLQGYQNVAVKTGYHFKFDFKTKGNMFGPRDGIRLTPTFDFVSKNGKTRVPVDLYYSTNQRSFIRIGSAEDQVKRFVILNDRLRQVPSEQLRDTATYKYNRYGEIHPGMMSERTYQEYYRDKFTKMKTPVGGYSLLLMPEQLRTFIGPKTNIPTNASADVLRANAAIQQWYGEYSLPAEPYVVQAGTNLAEYGRTHGGLDAKSPIFLKNGYIVVNFNLESIQEGNLGAPHLQYIHAPLMNQWLLEGFQRQVEDSYGNSFTLRDGDVVFYHADRSSRDDFSAQVPH
- a CDS encoding S-layer homology domain-containing protein, producing MENLKKIMLPMMSAVVVVSTLIPFQASAATTTFRDVQANHWAKSAIESAVSKGYFKGYGNGLFKPNASVTRAEFASLISRVAKDMTLPEDAQTDSFKDLNGHWSKAEVDRAVTLGFINTKDYPNGFKPSTPITREEMAKWLSSGLVASSAEYKTAFAETKGTLLPVKESFKPGIAQDKIPYLAVAMGTNLMNGFPDGSFGMDKTTTRAESSAILLRLENVLKKEATSFDDLNELRMVGTEKSNIELVSNLTTGNTSIADISGKRKTFRNGSGSLVFHRLIGVSISDWNKKKSIYAPLFVDDLDKSFYKNRNVFPVFSELTIYPKAKDFSISHYSNGVIDMTGGSRIDNGLDAKFGYQILPNLESAKFFAKYKNGIKLWVVNYISLDNPNNQFNMDDGSFAVIKKK
- a CDS encoding cell wall hydrolase codes for the protein MMKNNIGMDQANEMNEKNMIIELDSVSEMKEMKVVSHMNSNERTTVDSTNEGLDLLTFADNMEPITVSRKVTHGKGNTAGKRAGRVSLLLGACALTLGLTVAAPSAGAQKLEQGVRSEHVLQLQEQLSDLGYFDAGMTGYYGTITKGAVRKFQQAQGLSADGVAGPATLNRLNKKAKAEGETLRQLAKLIHGEARGESFEGQVAVGAVVLNRVHSSEFPSSISKVIFQKGQFTAIDDGQFNTKPTQTSYRAARKALNGADPTNGALYYYNPKIATSVWSKSRPTLLTIGQHDFTR
- a CDS encoding MFS transporter, translating into MSKLEVLRNPKQRKLLFSAGMSWLFDAMEVGMISFIVAALAKEWSLSPGQVGVLTSINSIGMALGALLAGALADRFGRKAILMWTLLIFTIASGLSALATGFAVLCALRLVAGIGLGGELPVASTLVSESMPTAERGRAVVLLESFWAGGWIVSALIANFVIPEYGWRIAFAIGALPAFYALYLRRAIQDPPRYKNHTKLHKITFREKVATVWSAPHRRTTLMLWILWFTVIFSYYGMFLWLPSVVMAKGFTLVKSFQYVLIMTIAQLPGYFTAAYFIERYGRKFVLVVYLTLTAFSAIAFGLATTEATILAAGICLSFFNLGAWGGLYAYSPELYPTSVRSTGVGLATSVGRIGGVLAPLMVGMLVQREVAISLIFTIFFVTILIGAAAVLFWGRETKGQELAE